Proteins encoded by one window of Chondromyces crocatus:
- a CDS encoding SDR family oxidoreductase, which produces MTKWTTSSMPSQKGRSAVITGTGGLGLEDALELARAGGEVIIAGRNQQKGADAVAKVQAAIPAANVRFEQVDLASLASIIDFATRLKAQRKSLDLLINNAAVMTPPNRQETSDGFELQLGTNHLGHFALTAHLLPLLRNGQSARVVTLSSVAARDGALDFDDLQAQRGYQTMRAYSQSKLACLMFAIELHRRSEANRWGVTSIAAHPGISRTDLLHNAPGRWSGAGMARTFLWFLFQPASQGALPTLFAATSPEARAGAYYGPDKMNEMRGSPALAKVPPQAQDRAAAERLWRVSEQLTSVTFE; this is translated from the coding sequence ATGACCAAGTGGACGACGTCCTCCATGCCTTCCCAGAAGGGCCGCTCGGCCGTCATCACCGGCACCGGAGGCCTCGGCCTCGAAGATGCCCTCGAACTCGCGCGGGCAGGCGGTGAAGTCATCATCGCGGGCCGCAACCAGCAGAAGGGCGCGGACGCCGTCGCGAAGGTCCAGGCGGCCATCCCGGCCGCGAACGTCCGGTTCGAGCAGGTCGATCTCGCCAGCCTCGCATCGATCATCGACTTCGCTACCCGGCTGAAAGCGCAGCGAAAGAGCCTCGACCTCCTGATCAACAACGCCGCCGTGATGACGCCACCGAACCGGCAGGAGACCTCGGATGGCTTCGAGCTACAGCTCGGCACCAACCATCTCGGCCACTTCGCGCTGACGGCGCACCTCCTGCCTCTCCTGCGCAATGGCCAGAGCGCGCGCGTCGTCACCCTGTCGAGCGTCGCCGCGCGAGACGGCGCCCTCGACTTCGACGACCTGCAGGCCCAGCGGGGCTACCAGACGATGCGGGCTTACAGCCAGTCGAAGCTCGCCTGCTTGATGTTCGCCATCGAGCTGCACCGACGCAGCGAGGCAAACCGATGGGGCGTCACCAGCATCGCCGCCCATCCCGGCATCTCCCGCACCGACCTTCTCCACAACGCGCCTGGCCGATGGAGCGGCGCCGGCATGGCGCGGACCTTCTTGTGGTTCCTCTTCCAGCCCGCGTCGCAAGGAGCGCTCCCCACGCTCTTTGCCGCGACCTCCCCCGAGGCGCGAGCCGGTGCCTACTACGGACCCGACAAGATGAACGAAATGCGCGGCTCTCCGGCCCTCGCCAAGGTCCCACCTCAGGCCCAGGACCGCGCCGCCGCCGAACGCTTGTGGCGCGTATCCGAGCAGCTCACGAGCGTCACCTTCGAATAG
- a CDS encoding LysR family transcriptional regulator — protein MSLDLDALKVFVRVAELRSFTQAAQQLGMPKARASSHVQKLEAELGTELLQRSTRVVRATPEGEQLLKRAPGLLAEAEEIATLFRAGRALRGRVRVELPVRVACEYVIPRLPELLARHPQLQVEICASDRIVAALREGRDLVLRVGPVGEPGLVGRRIGEVPMMNCVSPSYLRQHGMPRTLEDLREHLIVHYATDAVPSFEYFDGKAYTELPMRSAVTVDNIEAYVAACVAGLGIVQVPRAEQEQLANKLVEVLPEFTARPVPISLLHTHGRAVPRRVRAVMTWLLEVLQPMVGEFVTSP, from the coding sequence ATGAGCCTCGACCTCGACGCCCTCAAGGTCTTCGTCCGGGTAGCAGAGTTGCGGAGCTTCACCCAGGCCGCTCAGCAGCTCGGGATGCCCAAGGCACGCGCATCGTCGCACGTGCAGAAGCTCGAAGCCGAACTTGGAACGGAGCTTCTCCAGCGCTCGACCCGGGTCGTGCGCGCCACACCCGAGGGGGAGCAGCTCTTGAAGCGAGCGCCGGGTCTCCTCGCGGAGGCCGAGGAGATTGCGACGCTCTTTCGTGCGGGGCGCGCGCTGCGTGGGCGGGTCCGCGTGGAGCTTCCGGTCCGGGTCGCGTGTGAGTACGTCATTCCTCGGCTGCCCGAGCTGCTCGCGCGTCATCCGCAGCTCCAGGTGGAGATCTGCGCGAGCGACAGGATCGTGGCGGCGCTGCGTGAGGGGCGTGATCTCGTGCTGCGCGTGGGGCCGGTCGGCGAGCCGGGGCTCGTGGGGCGCCGTATCGGCGAGGTGCCGATGATGAACTGCGTGAGCCCCTCGTACCTGCGTCAGCACGGGATGCCGCGCACGCTGGAGGACCTGCGCGAGCACCTGATCGTCCACTACGCCACCGACGCGGTCCCGAGCTTCGAGTATTTCGACGGAAAGGCGTACACGGAGCTGCCGATGCGCAGCGCGGTGACCGTGGACAACATCGAGGCGTATGTGGCGGCATGCGTCGCGGGGCTCGGCATCGTGCAGGTGCCCCGCGCAGAGCAGGAGCAGCTCGCGAACAAGCTGGTGGAGGTTCTGCCAGAGTTCACGGCGCGGCCCGTGCCCATTTCGCTGCTGCACACGCATGGGCGCGCCGTGCCGCGTCGGGTGCGCGCCGTGATGACATGGCTGCTCGAGGTGCTTCAGCCGATGGTCGGTGAGTTCGTGACGTCTCCGTGA